The Leptodactylus fuscus isolate aLepFus1 chromosome 3, aLepFus1.hap2, whole genome shotgun sequence genome has a segment encoding these proteins:
- the GMNC gene encoding geminin coiled-coil domain-containing protein 1 has product MNTILACQDQYFAGGQGYDCPYFSSTSAASVDVSKDTWVSLWASGLLDNRSSNQGPQSHGQSYDGCSLQDDYLWGDQLSTQIFTNKQLQDTLVQREEELARLHEENNKLKQYLNSTFVKCLEEKAKKLLSKSGLDLPLKRKCGVSTVTSPETSAKKAKRNLLSNFTACEEQANPSIEKWVLQTLGLKDANTIDDSATANYSALSTDLLKTLPGSDSVNTQGSPSSGYSTVHMTPAHSHTGSSCSHNSQCLPNYSPSSSSSSETLSPFGSPIYYTPEISPNKTEVAFSTSLNPHCNVKTHSFSNGQAFVRRDSEGGWKFTWVPKQSE; this is encoded by the exons ATG AACACTATTCTGGCTTGCCAAGACCAGTACTTTGCAGGGGGTCAGGGCTATGATTGCCCATACTTCTCCTCCACGTCAGCGGCCAGTGTTGATGTTTCCAAGGATACTTGGGTCTCTCTCTGGGCTTCTGGTCTCCTGGACAACAGATCAAGCAACCAAGGTCCACAATCCCACG GGCAGTCATATGATGGATGCAGTCTTCAGGATGACTACCTCTGGGGGGATCAGCTGTCGACTCAGATCTTCACAAATAAGCAG CTCCAGGATACTCTTGTCCAAAGGGAAGAGGAACTGGCAAGGTTACACGAGGAGAACAACAAGTTAAAGCAATATCTGAACTCTACCTTTGTAAAATGCTTGGAAGAAAAGGCCAAG AAATTGCTGTCTAAAAGCGGTCTTGATCTTCCTTTAAAGAGAAAATGCGGAGTTAGCACCGTTACTTCTCCTGAGACCTCAGCTAAGAAAGCAAAGAGAAATCTTTTAAGCAACTTCACTGCCTGCGAAGAGCAAGCCAACCCTTCAATAGAAAAATGGGTTCTGCAAACTCTTGGACTGAAAGATGCCAACACCATCGATGACTCTGCTACAGCTAACTACAGTGCCTTATCTACAGACCTTCTTAAGACCCTGCCAGGATCAGATAGTGTCAATACTCAAGGATCTCCATCATCTGGATACAGCACAGTCCACATGACCCCTGCACATAGCCACACTGGAAGTTCCTGCAGCCATAACTCTCAATGTCTGCCAAACTACTCTCCTTCCTCCAGCTCCAGCAGTGAGACACTGAGTCCCTTTGGCTCTCCCATCTACTACACTCCTGAGATTTCTCCTAACAAAACTGAAGTTGCCTTCTCCACATCCCTGAACCCTCATTGTAATGTGAAGACCCACAGCTTCTCTAATGGCCAGGCATTCGTTCGAAGGGACAGTGAAGGAGGTTGGAAGTTTACATGGGTGCCCAAGCAATCTGAATAA